The Salvelinus fontinalis isolate EN_2023a chromosome 39, ASM2944872v1, whole genome shotgun sequence genome has a window encoding:
- the podxl gene encoding podocalyxin, translating into METKMRITWALLPLGLLLHCTDANPTQLPSSSSYIASITTTITAGVTATPSPISTQKVTSVASNTATITAGVTATPSPISIQKVTSVASNTATITTAGFTATPSPISTQKVTSVASNTATITAGVTATPSPISIQKVTSVASNTATIMTAGFTAATNSPTHKMTSVASNTATITTSGVTPGASIVTATDTAGMGASGSSGTLTQTPPDTTEVTQVSTTTSVGPTPWPASSSPSHPPSTSSPVGSGSSLATTTTSTQERMVSTTMAETTTPPKSFTFVKSQRHGENHERKDLEKLCRQLMSQMHDANCTLTVRENNGHTTFDSVVMTGKVDNSVVQQYYEEITRKPSDNMTLIAILASCGALLAMIVGLAIYASYHRKSYRKNLQQHLTEELQTVEDGYHDNPTLEVMEVQPEMQEKKVALNGEFNDSWIVPIGSLLKEDMPDEEDTHL; encoded by the exons ATGGAAACGAAAATGCGAATCACGTGGGCACTTCTTCCACTTG GTCTTCTACTTCACTGTACTGATGCTAATCCAACGCAACTACCCTCATCCTCTTCATATATAGCCTCGATCACCACCACAATTACAGCTGGCGTCACAGCCACCCCGTCACCGATATCAACTCAGAAGGTGACTAGTGTAGCCTCTAACACCGCCACAATTACAGCTGGCGTCACAGCCACCCCGTCACCGATATCAATTCAGAAGGTGACTAGTGTAGCCTCTAACACCGCCACAATCACGACAGCCGGCTTCACAGCCACCCCGTCACCGATATCAACTCAGAAGGTGACTAGTGTAGCCTCTAACACCGCCACAATTACAGCTGGCGTCACAGCCACCCCGTCACCGATATCAATTCAGAAGGTGACTAGTGTAGCCTCTAACACCGCCACAATCATGACAGCCGGCTTCACAGCAGCCACCAACTCCCCAACTCACAAGATGACTAGTGTAGCCTCTAACACCGCCACAATCACAACATCCGGCGTCACACCCGGGGCCAGCATTGTTACTGCCACGGATACTGCTGGAATGGGGGCTTCTGGGTCCTCAGGAACCCTCACTCAGACCCCCCCGGACACTACAG AAGTCACACAGGTTTCAACTACAACATCGGTGGGCCCAACCCCATGGCCAGCATcgtcctctccctcccatccccccTCCACATCCAGCCCTGTGGGTTCAGGCAGTAGTCTTGCTACCACCACGACCAGCACACAGGAAAGGATGGTGTCTACAACCATGGCTGAGACCACAACTCCTCCCAAGAGCTTTACG TTTGTCAAGTCCCAAAGACATGGAGAG AATCATGAGAGGAAGGACCTGGAGAAGCTGTGTCGACAGCTGATGTCTCAGATGCATGACGCTAACTGTACTCTGACTGTGAGAGAGAACAACGGACACACTACCTTTGACAGCGTGGTAATGACCGGCAAAG TGGACAACTCTGTCGTCCAGCAATACTATGAGGAAATCACCAGA AAACCAAGCGACAACATGACCCTGATTGCCATCTTGGCATCCTGCGGAGCTCTGCTGGCCATGATTGTAGGCCTCGCCATCTACGCCTCATACCACCGCAAGTCCTATCGGAAGAACCTCCAA CAACACCTGACGGAGGAGCTGCAGACGGTGGAGGATGGTTACCATGACAACCCCACGTTGGAGGTGATGGAGGTGCAGCCGGAGATGCAGGAGAAGAAGGTGGCCCTGAACGGAGAGTTCAACGACAGCTGGATTGTCCCCATCGGCAGCCTGCTCAAAGAGGACATGCCAGACGAGGAGGACACTCACCTGTAG